The proteins below are encoded in one region of Danio rerio strain Tuebingen ecotype United States chromosome 14, GRCz12tu, whole genome shotgun sequence:
- the LOC141375058 gene encoding protocadherin alpha-C2-like, with translation MEGCTKSVLWRYVMVLLFFSAILDTASSVTHYSIPEEMEEGSVVANLASDLGLDVTTLNNRQMRLDIRSNKKYLNVNKETGELYILEKMDREYLCSSKTTNCFIKMEVTMENPVRMFNIEIEIVDINDNAPQFWRDTIRLDISESTAAGERFSLSNAVDPDIGSNSIKTYYLSENEHFNIEVQTGRDGSKFADLILKKPLDREERASYNLILTAVDGGVPARSGTASIIVRVLDTNDNAPQFDKDSYTINLTENAPIGSLVVKLNASDKDEGSNSDLLYSYSLYTSEKTQQTFSLNPNNGEIRVKELINYEDFRIYDMEIIATDKGANSLTGKCKVKILITDMNDNHPEISIRSVTSPVKEDVAVNTVIAVVSVSDKDSGENGQVDIHISADLPFALKESSDNYYELLVSEPLDREKLPEYDITITVTDRGNPPLSDNETITLELLDVNDNVPQFPQTFYTIPVMENNAPGASLSSITAVDPDLHENQYLVYFIIEKEIANTSMSMLFSINPENGNLYALKTFDYEIEKDFLFHIEARDSGVPPLSSNVTVHIIIMDQNDNTPLIVSPWRAQGSEVKETIPRSTDKGTLIAKVIAIDSDSVHNSRITYQFLQNTDATLFSLDQYNGEIRTMRMFSYRDSRDQRLVVIAKDNGEPALSATVTIKLSTVETALKTYTEVPLEYDIFSDLNLYLVIGLGSVSFLLLITILVTIVLKCQKAKPSKAAPPSRNSVISERNSTIADSTLVSNDAYWYSLFLAETRKGKLVVRQPVPKGARYIVSSIPRSTGLTETSDSAASTLQVRNSVSIIRERFA, from the exons ATGGAGGGATGTACAAAATCAGTGCTTTGGAGGTATGTAATGGTCCTTCTGTTTTTCTCCGCTATTTTGGACACCGCGTCCTCTGTTACGCATTATTCCATCCCAGAAGAAATGGAGGAAGGCTCTGTTGTGGCTAATTTAGCGTCTGATTTGGGACTGGATGTGACAACACTCAACAATCGACAAATGCGTCTCGATATTAGATCTAACAAAAAGTATTTGAATGTTAACAAAGAGACAGGAGAGCTCTATATATTGGAAAAGATGGACAGAGAATACCTTTGTTCATCAAAAACGACAAATTGTTTTATCAAAATGGAGGTGACGATGGAGAATCCTGTGCGGATGTTTAACATTGAAATTGAAATAGTGGATATAAACGATAATGCTCCTCAGTTTTGGAGAGATACGATACGTCTGGATATATCAGAATCTACAGCAGCCGGAGAGAGATTTTCCCTCAGTAATGCGGTTGATCCTGATATTGGTTCAAAttcaataaaaacatattatttgagCGAAAATGAACACTTTAACATAGAGGTACAAACAGGCAGGGACGGGTCAAAGTTTGCTGATTTGATTCTAAAAAAGCCTTTAGACAGAGAGGAACGAGCTTCTTACAATCTGATTCTCACTGCTGTGGATGGAGGAGTCCCCGCGCGCTCGGGCACGGCCAGCATTATTGTGCGCGTTCTGGACACCAATGACAACGCCCCTCAATTCGATAAAGACAGTTATACTATAAATCTGACTGAAAACGCGCCTATTGGAAGCCTTGTAGTGAAACTAAACGCCTCAGATAAAGACGAGGGCTCAAACTCAGATTTACTTTACTCTTATAGTTTATACACTTCAGAGAAAACGCAGCAGACTTTCAGTCTGAATCCTAATAATGGAGAAATCAGAGTGAAAGAGCTGATTAATTATGAGGATTTCAGGATCTATGATATGGAAATTATAGCAACAGATAAAGGAGCTAATAGTCTTACAGGAAAGTGTAAAGTAAAGATTTTAATCACAGATATGAATGATAATCATCCTGAAATCTCCATCAGATCAGTCACAAGTCCAGTTAAAGAGGATGTGGCTGTAAACACAGTGATTGCAGTTGTTAGTGTGAGTGATAAAGACTCTGGAGAGAATGGACAGGTAGACATTCATATCTCTGCTGATTTACCTTTTGCGCTTAAAGAATCCtctgataattattatgaattattagtTTCAGAGCCGTTAGACCGTGAAAAGCTTCCAGAATATGACATCACTATCACCGTGACTGACAGGGGCAACCCGCCGTTATCTGATAATGAAACTATCACTTTAGAGCTGCTGGACGTGAACGACAATGTTCCTCAGTTCCCACAGACTTTCTACACGATACCAGTAATGGAGAATAACGCGCCCGGAGCTTCACTGAGCTCTATAACTGCTGTAGACCCAGATCTCCATGAAAATCAGTATCTGGTTTATTTCATCATAGAGAAGGAAATAGCCAACACCTCCATGTCCATGCTGTTCTCCATTAACCCGGAGAACGGCAATCTTTACGCGCTAAAGACGTTTGATTATGAGATAGAGAAGGATTTTCTGTTCCACATCGAGGCCAGAGACTCTGGTGTTCCTCCGCTCAGCAGTAACGTGACCGTTCACATTATTATCATGGACCAAAACGACAACACACCGCTTATAGTGTCTCCGTGGCGCGCGCAGGGCTCCGAGGTGAAGGAAACCATCCCGAGATCCACCGATAAAGGAACTCTGATCGCCAAAGTCATCGCCATAGACTCTGATTCAGTGCACAACTCTCGCATCACCTACCAGTTTCTCCAGAACACCGACGCTACGTTATTCAGCTTGGATCAATACAACGGAGAGATCCGGACCATGAGGATGTTCAGCTACAGAGACTCGCGAGACCAGCGGCTGGTGGTGATCGCCAAGGACAACGGAGAGCCCGCGCTCTCTGCTACAGTCACCATCAAACTGTCCACGGTGGAGACCGCGCTTAAAACCTACACTGAGGTGCCTTTGGAGTATGACATCTTCTCGGATTTAAACCTGTATCTGGTGATCGGACTGGGCTCTGTGTCATTTCTTCTGCTCATCACTATATTGGTGACCATCGTGCTCAAGTGCCAGAAGGCGAAGCCCAGCAAAGCGGCTCCTCCGAGCAGGAACAGTGTGATCAGCGAGAGGAACTCCACCATCGCGGACTCCACTCTGGTCTCCAACGATGCCTACTGGTACAGTTTATTTCTAGCAGAGACGAGGAAAGGAAAGCTGGTGGTCAGACAGCCTGTGCCAAAGGGCGCGAGATACATCGTGTCCAGCATCCCGAGGAGCACAGGACTGACCGAGACCAGCGACTCTGCTGCTTCTACTCTACAG GTAAGAAACTCAGTTTCAATCATCAGAGAGAGATTTGCATAA
- the LOC103908739 gene encoding protocadherin alpha-C2 — translation MDSDLNALSWRRYVSLLFLLSAVCRSALAVTHYSVPEEMEVGSVVANLATDLGLDVQTFIKRNVRLDVIANKKYLAINKDRGELYIQEKIDREHLCPLKTSTTCFLKLEVIVENPVRIFYIELEITDINDNNPQFRRDTINLDITESTSAGERFSVSNAVDSDVGSNSVKTYYLSKNEHFDIEIQSGRDGSKFADLILKKALDRETQAVHNLILTAVDGGVPPRSGTASIMVRVLDANDNAPKFDKDSYTINLTENAPIGSLVVKLNATDLDEGSNAELVYSFSLYTSEKTQKTFSLNPDSGEIRVKEMVNYEDFRIYDMEVIASDKGTHPLSGQCKLSVLITDMNDNHPEISIKSFQSTVKEDVAVNTVIAVVSVSDKDSGENGQVDIHISADLPFALKESSDNYYELLVSEPLDREKLPEYDITITVTDRGNPPLSDNETITLELLDVNDNVPQFPQTFYTIPVMENNAPGASLSSITAVDPDLHENQYLVYFIIEKEIANTSMSMLFSINPENGNLYALKTFDYEIEKDFLFHIEARDSGVPPLSSNVTVHIIIMDQNDNTPLIVSPWRAQGSEVKETIPRSTDKGTLIAKVIAIDSDSVHNSRITYQFLQNTDATLFSLDQYNGEIRTMRMFSYRDSRDQRLVVIAKDNGEPALSATVTIKLSTVETALKTYTEVPLEYDIFSDLNLYLVIGLGSVSFLLLITILVTIVLKCQKAKPSKAAPPSRNSVISERNSTIADSTLVSNDAYWYSLFLAETRKGKLVVRQPVPKGARYIVSSIPRSTGLTETSDSAASTLQI, via the exons ATGGATTCTGATTTGAACGCCCTGTCATGGAGAAGGTACGTCTCGCTGCTTTTCCTTTTATCAGCGGTTTGCCGCTCGGCTCTGGCTGTTACGCACTATTCTGTTCCGGAGGAGATGGAAGTGGGGTCTGTAGTGGCTAATTTAGCTACTGATTTAGGGCTTGACGTACAGACCTTCATTAAAAGAAATGTGCGATTAGATGTTATTGCTAACAAAAAATACCTCGCAATAAACAAAGACAGAGGTGAGCTGTACATACAAGAGAAAATAGACCGTGAGCATCTTTGTCCTCTCAAAACAAGTACGACTTGCTTTTTAAAACTCGAAGTTATTGTAGAGAACCCTGTGAGAATATTTTATATTGAGCTGGAAATCACTGACATAAATGACAATAATCCTCAGTTTAGACGCGATACTATTAATTTAGATATCACCGAGTCAACATCAGCCGGTGAGCGATTCTCTGTCAGTAATGCGGTGGATTCTGATGTCGGCTCAAACTCTGTTAAAACGTATTATTTGAGCAAAAACGAGCACTTTGACATTGAAATTCAGTCTGGGAGGGACGGGTCCAAATTTgcagatttaatattaaaaaaggcgCTAGATCGGGAAACGCAGGCTGTTCATAATCTGATTCTGACAGCAGTGGATGGCGGAGTCCCTCCGCGTTCAGGCACGGCCAGCATCATGGTTCGTGTGTTGGATGCCAATGACAACGCCCCTAAATTTGACAAAGACAGCTACACCATCAATTTAACTGAAAACGCACCCATAGGCAGCCTGGTGGTTAAATTAAACGCTACAGATCTAGACGAGGGTTCTAATGCAGAGCTGGTGTATTCATTTAGTCTGTATACATCAGAGAAGACACAGAAAACGTTCAGTCTGAATCCTGACAGTGGTGAAATTAGAGTGAAAGAGATGGTTAATTATGAAGACTTTAGAATTTACGATATGGAAGTTATAGCATCTGATAAAGGCACACATCCATTATCAGGTCAATGCAAATTATCAGTGTTAATAACTGACATGAATGATAATCATCCTGAAATTTCGATTAAGTCATTTCAGAGCACAGTTAAAGAGGATGTGGCTGTAAACACAGTGATTGCAGTTGTTAGTGTGAGTGATAAAGACTCTGGAGAGAATGGACAGGTAGACATTCATATCTCTGCTGATTTACCTTTTGCGCTTAAAGAATCCtctgataattattatgaattattagtTTCAGAGCCGTTAGACCGTGAAAAGCTTCCAGAATATGACATCACTATCACCGTGACTGACAGGGGCAACCCGCCGTTATCTGATAATGAAACTATCACTTTAGAGCTGCTGGACGTGAACGACAATGTTCCTCAGTTCCCACAGACTTTCTACACGATACCAGTAATGGAGAATAACGCGCCTGGAGCTTCACTGAGCTCTATAACTGCTGTAGACCCAGATCTCCATGAAAATCAGTATCTGGTTTATTTCATCATAGAGAAGGAAATAGCCAACACCTCCATGTCCATGCTGTTCTCCATTAACCCGGAGAACGGCAATCTTTACGCGCTAAAGACGTTTGATTATGAGATAGAGAAGGATTTTCTGTTCCACATCGAGGCCAGAGACTCTGGTGTTCCTCCGCTCAGCAGTAACGTGACCGTTCACATTATTATCATGGACCAGAACGACAACACACCGCTTATAGTGTCTCCGTGGCGCGCGCAGGGCTCCGAGGTGAAGGAAACCATCCCGAGATCCACCGATAAAGGAACTCTGATCGCCAAAGTCATCGCCATAGACTCTGATTCAGTGCACAACTCTCGCATCACCTACCAGTTTCTCCAGAACACCGACGCTACGTTATTCAGCTTGGATCAATACAACGGAGAGATACGGACCATGAGGATGTTCAGCTACAGAGACTCGCGAGACCAGCGGCTGGTGGTGATCGCCAAGGACAACGGAGAGCCCGCGCTCTCTGCTACAGTCACCATCAAACTGTCCACTGTGGAGACCGCGCTTAAAACCTACACTGAGGTGCCTTTGGAGTATGACATCTTCTCGGATTTAAACCTGTATCTGGTGATCGGACTGGGCTCTGTGTCATTTCTTCTGCTCATCACTATATTGGTGACCATCGTGCTCAAGTGCCAGAAGGCGAAGCCCAGCAAAGCGGCTCCTCCGAGCAGGAACAGTGTGATCAGCGAGAGGAACTCCACCATCGCGGACTCCACTCTGGTCTCCAACGATGCCTACTGGTACAGTTTATTTCTAGCAGAGACGAGGAAAGGAAAGCTGGTGGTCAGACAGCCTGTGCCAAAGGGCGCGAGATACATCGTGTCCAGCATCCCGAGGAGCACAGGACTGACCGAGACCAGCGACTCTGCGGCTTCTACTTTACAG ATCTAA
- the LOC137487555 gene encoding uncharacterized protein has protein sequence MRMGPFMDAQKWRRYVWLFLVTSAVFNSAFAVTHYSIPEEMEVGSVVANLATDLGLDVQSLTKRRMRLDVIANKKYLDINKETGELFIVEKIDREYLCPAKTSSCFLKLDATIENPIRMFNIELEILDINDNSPHFRRDVMHLDISESTPAGERFSLNNAVDSDIGSNSIKTYYLSESDHFTIEIQSGRDGSKLADLVLKKALDREEQAVHNLILTAVDGGVPSRSGTANIIVQVLDTNDNAPQFDKDSYTVHLSENAPIGSLVVKLNATDLDEGQNSEIVYTFSLYTSEKTQETFNLNSETGEIRVKEIINYEDFKIYNMEVIATDKASNSLTGKCKLTILITDMNDNHPEISIRSVTSPVKEDVAVNTVIAVVSVSDKDSGENGQVDIHISADLPFALKESSDNYYELLVSEPLDREKLPEYDITITVTDRGNPPLSDNETITLELLDVNDNVPQFPQTFYTIPVMENNAPGASLSSITAVDPDLHENQYLVYFIIEKEIANTSMSMLFSINPENGNLYALKTFDYEIEKDFLFHIEARDSGVPPLSSNVTVHIIIMDQNDNTPLIVSPWRAQGSEVKETIPRSTDKGTLIAKVIAIDSDSVHNSRITYQFLQNTDATLFSLDQYNGEIRTMRMFSYRDSRDQRLVVIAKDNGEPALSATVTIKLSTVETALKTYTEVPLEYDIFSDLNLYLVIGLGSVSFLLLITILVTIVLKCQKAKPSKAAPPSRNSVISERNSTIADSTLVSNDAYWYSLFLAETRKGKLVVRQPVPKGARYIVSSIPRSTGLTETSDSAASTLQVRNIETMESRMKSEALKRYVSVIILISALHTTSSVTHYSISEELDEGSIVANLATDLGLDVKTLSKRKIRLDTLANKRYLDINKETGELFIVERIDRELICTTKSGTTCVLKLDATIENPVRMFNIELEILDINDNAPHFRRDTMHLDISESTPVGERFSLNNAVDPDIGVNSIKTYYLSESDHFSIEIQTGRDGSKFTDLILKKPLDREEQASHNLILTAVDGGVPARSGTASIIVRVLDTNDNAPQFDKDSYTINLTENAPIGSLVVKLNATDKDEGTNSEIFYAFSLYTSEKTQQTFSLNPNNGEIRVKELINYEDFRIYDMEIIATDKGANSLTGKCKVKILITDMNDNHPEISIRSFTSPVKEDVAVNTVIAVVSVSDKDSGENGQVDIHISADLPFALKESSDNYYELLVSEPLDREKLPEYDITITVTDRGNPPLSDNETITLELLDVNDNVPQFPQTFYTIPVMENNAPGASLSSITAVDPDLHENQYLVYFIIEKEIANTSMSMLFSINPENGNLYALKTFDYEIEKDFLFHIEARDSGVPPLSSNVTVHIIIMDQNDNTPLIVSPWRAQGSEVKETIPRSTDKGTLIAKVIAIDSDSVHNSRITYQFLQNTDATLFSLDQYNGEIRTMRMFSYRDSRDQRLVVIAKDNGEPALSATVTIKLSTVETALKTYTEVPLEYDIFSDLNLYLVIGLGSVSFLLLITILVTIVLKCQKAKPSKAAPPSRNSVISERNSTIADSTLVSNDAYWYSLFLAETRKGKLVVRQPVPKGARYIVSSIPRSTGLTETSDSAASTLQVRFIFIFKSCLFSYFTIYCGF, from the exons ATGAGAATGGGACCGTTTATGGACGCGCAAAAATGGAGAAGGTACGTTTGGTTATTTCTGGTCACCTCTGCTGTGTTTAACTCAGCATTTGCTGTTACGCATTACTCTATTCCCGAGGAAATGGAGGTTGGATCGGTCGTTGCGAATTTAGCCACTGATCTCGGTTTGGATGTACAAAGTCTGACAAAACGCAGGATGCGCCTGGATGTGATCGCAAATAAAAAATATCTGGATATAAATAAAGAAACGGGGGAGCTGTTCATCGTCGAAAAGATAGACAGAGAATATCTCTGCCCGGCCAAAACAAGTTCATGTTTTCTAAAGCTTGATGCTACAATAGAAAATCCAATTAGGATGTTTAATATTGAATTAGAAATACTGGATATTAATGACAATTCACCCCATTTTCGACGAGACGTCATGCATTTAGACATTTCAGAGTCGACGCCAGCCGGAGAGCGTTTCTCTCTCAACAATGCAGTGGATTCAGATATTGGATCTAATTCAATCAAGACCTACTATCTTAGCGAAAGCGATCATTTTACTATCGAAATACAGTCAGGTCGAGATGGATCTAAACTTGCTGATTTAGTACTGAAAAAGGCATTAGATCGCGAAGAACAAGCGGTCCATAATCTGATACTCACTGCTGTAGATGGCGGAGTGCCTTCGCGCTCTGGGACTGCTAATATTATTGTCCAAGTGCTAGACACCAATGACAACGCCCCTCAATTCGACAAAGACAGTTATACTGTACACTTAAGTGAAAATGCTCCTATTGGGAGTCTTGTTGTGAAATTAAATGCAACAGATTTAGACGAAGGCCAAAATTCAGAAATTGTGTACACATTCAGTTTGTACACCTCAGAGAAGACGCAAGAGACATTCAATTTAAACTCAGAAACTGGAGAAATTCGAGTTAAAGAGATTATAAATTATGAAGATTTCAAAATCTATAATATGGAAGTAATAGCGACAGATAAAGCATCTAATAGTCTCACAGGGAAATGTAAACTAACCATTTTAATCACAGATATGAATGATAATCATCCTGAAATCTCCATCAGATCAGTCACAAGTCCAGTTAAAGAGGATGTTGCTGTAAACACAGTGATTGCAGTTGTTAGTGTGAGTGATAAAGACTCTGGAGAGAATGGACAGGTAGACATTCATATCTCTGCTGATTTACCTTTTGCGCTTAAAGAATCCtctgataattattatgaattattagtTTCAGAGCCGTTAGACCGTGAAAAGCTTCCAGAATATGACATCACTATCACCGTGACTGACAGGGGCAACCCGCCGTTATCTGATAATGAAACTATCACTTTAGAGCTGCTGGACGTGAACGACAATGTTCCTCAGTTCCCACAGACTTTCTACACGATACCAGTAATGGAGAATAACGCGCCTGGAGCTTCACTGAGCTCTATAACTGCTGTAGACCCAGATCTCCATGAAAATCAGTATCTGGTTTATTTCATCATAGAGAAGGAAATAGCCAACACCTCCATGTCCATGCTGTTCTCCATTAACCCGGAGAACGGCAATCTTTACGCGCTAAAGACGTTTGATTATGAGATAGAGAAGGATTTTCTGTTCCACATCGAGGCCAGAGACTCTGGTGTTCCTCCGCTCAGCAGTAACGTGACCGTTCACATTATTATCATGGACCAGAACGACAACACACCGCTTATAGTGTCTCCGTGGCGCGCGCAGGGCTCCGAGGTGAAGGAAACCATCCCGAGATCCACCGATAAAGGAACTCTGATCGCCAAAGTCATCGCCATAGACTCTGATTCAGTGCACAACTCTCGCATCACCTACCAGTTTCTCCAGAACACCGACGCTACGTTATTCAGCTTGGATCAATACAACGGAGAGATCCGGACCATGAGGATGTTCAGCTACAGAGACTCGCGAGACCAGCGGCTGGTGGTGATCGCCAAGGACAACGGAGAGCCCGCGCTCTCTGCTACAGTCACCATCAAACTGTCCACGGTGGAGACCGCGCTTAAAACCTACACTGAGGTGCCTTTGGAGTATGACATCTTCTCGGATTTAAACCTGTATCTGGTGATCGGACTGGGCTCGGTGTCATTTCTTCTGCTCATCACTATATTGGTGACCATCGTGCTCAAGTGCCAGAAGGCGAAGCCCAGCAAAGCGGCTCCTCCGAGCAGGAACAGTGTGATCAGCGAGAGGAACTCCACCATCGCGGACTCCACTCTGGTCTCCAACGATGCCTACTGGTACAGTTTATTTCTAGCAGAGACGAGGAAAGGAAAGCTGGTGGTCAGACAGCCTGTGCCAAAGGGCGCGAGATACATCGTGTCCAGCATCCCGAGGAGCACAGGACTGACCGAGACCAGCGACTCTGCGGCTTCTACTCTACAGGTAAGGAAT ATCGAAACAATGGAATCACGAATGAAAAGCGAGGCACTGAAAAGGTACGTGTCCGTCATCATTTTAATATCTGCTCTACATACAACATCTTCTGTTACTCATTATTCTATATCCGAAGAACTGGATGAGGGATCTATCGTGGCTAATTTGGCAACGGATCTGGGATTAGATGTTAAGACACTGAGTAAACGCAAAATTCGCCTTGACACACTTGCAAATAAAAGATATCTGGATATTAACAAAGAAACGGGAGAGCTGTTCATTGTGGAGCGAATCGACCGAGAGCTCATTTGCACCACTAAATCAGGAACAACTTGTGTACTTAAACTGGATGCTACAATCGAAAATCCCGTGCGAATGTTTAACATTGAGCTAGAAATCCTTGATATTAACGACAATGCTCCACATTTTCGAAGGGACACAATGCATTTGGACATTTCAGAGTCAACGCCTGTGGGTGAACGATTCTCTTTGAACAATGCGGTTGATCCTGATATTGGCGTTAATTCAATTAAGACTTACTACCTCAGTGAAAGCGATCATTTTTCAATAGAGATACAAACTGGAAGAGATGGATCAAAATTCACTGATTTGATACTGAAAAAGCCTTTAGATAGAGAGGAGCAAGCTTCACATAATCTGATTCTCACTGCTGTGGATGGAGGAGTCCCCGCGCGCTCCGGCACGGCCAGCATTATTGTGCGCGTTCTGGACACCAATGACAACGCCCCTCAATTCGATAAAGACAGTTATACTATAAATCTGACTGAAAACGCGCCTATTGGAAGCCTTGTAGTGAAACTAAACGCGACAGATAAAGACGAGGGAAcaaattctgaaatattttatgcttTTAGTTTATACACTTCAGAGAAAACGCAGCAGACTTTCAGCCTGAATCCTAATAATGGAGAAATCCGAGTGAAAGAGCTGATTAATTATGAGGATTTCAGGATCTATGATATGGAAATTATAGCAACAGATAAAGGAGCTAATAGTCTTACAGGAAAGTGTAAAGTAAAGATTTTAATCACAGATATGAATGATAATCATCCTGAAATCTCCATCAGATCATTCACAAGTCCAGTTAAAGAGGATGTGGCTGTAAACACAGTGATTGCAGTTGTTAGTGTGAGTGATAAAGACTCTGGAGAGAATGGACAGGTAGACATTCATATCTCTGCTGATTTACCTTTTGCGCTTAAAGAATCCtctgataattattatgaattattagtTTCAGAGCCGTTAGACCGTGAAAAGCTTCCAGAATATGACATCACTATCACCGTGACTGACAGGGGCAACCCGCCGTTATCTGATAATGAAACTATCACTTTAGAGCTGCTGGACGTGAACGACAATGTTCCTCAGTTCCCACAGACTTTCTACACGATACCAGTAATGGAGAATAACGCGCCTGGAGCTTCACTGAGCTCTATAACTGCTGTAGACCCAGATCTCCATGAAAACCAGTATCTGGTTTATTTCATCATAGAGAAGGAAATAGCCAACACCTCCATGTCCATGCTGTTCTCCATTAACCCGGAGAACGGCAATCTTTACGCGCTAAAGACGTTTGATTATGAGATAGAGAAGGATTTTCTGTTCCACATCGAGGCCAGAGACTCTGGTGTTCCTCCGCTCAGCAGTAACGTGACCGTTCACATTATTATCATGGACCAGAACGACAACACACCGCTTATAGTGTCTCCGTGGCGCGCGCAGGGCTCCGAGGTGAAGGAAACCATCCCGAGATCCACCGATAAAGGAACTCTGATCGCCAAAGTCATCGCCATAGACTCTGATTCAGTGCACAACTCTCGCATCACCTACCAGTTTCTCCAGAACACCGACGCTACGTTATTCAGCTTGGATCAATACAACGGAGAGATCCGGACCATGAGGATGTTCAGTTACAGAGACTCGCGAGACCAGCGGCTGGTGGTGATCGCCAAGGACAACGGAGAGCCCGCGCTCTCTGCTACAGTCACCATCAAACTGTCCACGGTGGAGACCGCGCTTAAAACCTACACTGAGGTGCCTTTGGAGTATGACATCTTCTCGGATTTAAACCTGTATCTGGTGATCGGACTGGGCTCTGTGTCATTTCTTCTGCTCATCACTATATTGGTGACCATCGTGCTCAAGTGCCAGAAGGCGAAGCCCAGCAAAGCGGCTCCTCCGAGCAGGAACAGTGTGATCAGCGAGAGGAACTCCACCATCGCGGACTCCACTCTGGTCTCCAACGATGCCTACTGGTACAGTTTATTTCTAGCAGAGACGAGGAAAGGAAAGCTGGTGGTCAGACAGCCTGTGCCAAAGGGAGCGAGATACATCGTGTCCAGCATCCCGAGGAGCACAGGACTGACCGAGACCAGCGACTCTGCGGCTTCTACTCTACAGGTGagattcatatttatatttaaatcctgtttattttcatattttacaatttattgtgGCTTCTGA